One window of the Euzebya rosea genome contains the following:
- a CDS encoding nicotinate phosphoribosyltransferase yields MSLREGRGPLFTDHYQLAMAQVHVREGLADRLAQFDYFYRSNPDYGSHQAGFCVTTGLGPLLEWMQEVHVTDEEVEALSRFTTSAGAPVFEPAFLDWLAVHGHFRNLVLEAVPEARVVHPHLPIVVVTGPLPQAQLLETALLNMLNYPTLIATKAARIVKSARGAPTLEFGMRRGPGVAVDEAARAALVGGFVATSNVQASVALGVQSAGTHAHALIQAWMADGRGELEAFRAFARSAPDDCVLLVDTIDTLRSGMPNAITVFEELREAGHAPGGVRLDSGDLAYLSVQAARMLDEAGFTDARIVLSSELDELTIWQILTQMADEADREGVDWPRLRGRMTYGVGTRLITSEGDGALDGVYKLVGLQDDHGEWQPAVKVSENPVKVPIPGRKRAWRLYDTRGHATADVITEPDTTPFADGEGMQLHHPHRDGAFRTITPAEVSRVEPLHEVVFDGRTSPPTVSPTASGDLATLRQRCSDDIATLDAGVRRLVNPHTYHVSLDDRTKAVQRDLVARARATVTG; encoded by the coding sequence GTGAGCCTCCGCGAGGGCCGCGGGCCCCTGTTCACCGATCACTACCAGCTGGCGATGGCGCAGGTGCACGTCCGCGAGGGCCTTGCCGACCGGCTGGCGCAGTTCGACTACTTCTACCGCTCCAACCCCGACTACGGCAGCCATCAGGCCGGGTTCTGCGTGACGACCGGGCTGGGTCCCCTGCTGGAGTGGATGCAGGAGGTCCACGTCACCGACGAGGAGGTCGAGGCCCTGTCGCGGTTCACGACCTCGGCGGGTGCGCCGGTGTTCGAGCCGGCGTTCCTCGACTGGCTGGCCGTGCACGGCCACTTCCGCAACCTCGTCCTCGAGGCCGTGCCCGAGGCTCGCGTCGTCCACCCGCACCTGCCGATCGTGGTCGTGACCGGCCCGCTGCCGCAGGCCCAGCTGCTGGAGACGGCGCTGCTGAACATGCTGAACTACCCGACGCTGATCGCCACGAAGGCGGCCAGGATCGTCAAGAGCGCCAGGGGCGCCCCCACCCTGGAGTTCGGCATGCGTCGCGGGCCGGGGGTCGCCGTGGACGAGGCCGCCCGTGCGGCCCTCGTGGGCGGGTTCGTGGCCACCTCCAACGTCCAGGCCTCCGTCGCGCTCGGGGTGCAGTCGGCCGGCACCCACGCCCACGCACTGATCCAGGCCTGGATGGCCGACGGGCGCGGCGAGCTGGAGGCCTTCCGTGCGTTCGCCAGGTCCGCCCCCGACGACTGCGTCCTGCTGGTCGACACCATCGACACCCTGCGGTCGGGCATGCCCAACGCCATCACGGTCTTCGAGGAGCTCCGCGAGGCCGGGCACGCCCCCGGTGGTGTCAGGCTGGACTCCGGCGACCTGGCGTACCTGAGCGTGCAGGCCGCGAGGATGCTGGACGAGGCCGGGTTCACCGACGCCCGGATCGTGCTGTCCAGCGAGCTGGACGAGCTGACGATCTGGCAGATCCTGACCCAGATGGCCGACGAGGCCGACCGAGAGGGTGTCGACTGGCCGCGGCTGCGGGGACGCATGACCTACGGCGTCGGCACGCGGTTGATCACCTCCGAGGGCGACGGGGCCCTCGACGGCGTCTACAAGCTCGTCGGGCTGCAGGACGACCACGGTGAGTGGCAGCCGGCGGTGAAGGTCTCTGAGAACCCCGTGAAGGTCCCCATCCCCGGTCGCAAGCGGGCATGGCGCCTCTACGACACCCGTGGCCACGCCACCGCCGACGTGATCACCGAGCCGGACACGACGCCGTTCGCCGACGGCGAGGGCATGCAGCTGCACCACCCCCATCGCGACGGTGCGTTCCGCACCATCACGCCAGCGGAGGTGTCCCGGGTGGAGCCGCTGCACGAGGTGGTCTTCGACGGCCGGACGTCCCCACCCACGGTGTCACCGACGGCGTCGGGTGACCTCGCGACGTTGCGGCAGCGGTGCAGCGACGACATCGCCACCCTCGACGCGGGCGTGCGACGGCTGGTCAACCCGCACACCTACCACGTGTCACTCGACGACCGGACCAAGGCGGTGCAGCGCGACCTGGTCGCCCGGGCCCGTGCCACGGTGACGGGCTGA
- a CDS encoding isochorismatase family protein, with protein sequence MDTDLIFDPSTALLVVDVQHDFADPHGGLYVTGGESIVPGINALVADARSAGSTVVATQDWHPPSTPHFATDGGVWPVHCVRDTWGAALHRDLSRDADLILRKGTGGEDGYSAFGVADPTTGETTPTGLAAYLSARGVTRVVVVGLALDVCVKATALDAVEAGLDTIVRVDLCRAVELSPGDGDAATSAMREAGVVVRGTG encoded by the coding sequence ATGGACACCGACCTCATCTTCGACCCGTCGACCGCCCTGCTCGTCGTCGACGTCCAGCACGACTTCGCCGACCCACACGGCGGCCTGTACGTCACCGGCGGCGAATCGATCGTGCCCGGCATCAACGCGCTCGTGGCCGACGCCCGGTCCGCCGGCAGCACCGTCGTCGCCACCCAGGACTGGCACCCGCCGTCGACGCCGCACTTCGCCACCGACGGTGGTGTCTGGCCCGTCCACTGCGTTCGGGACACCTGGGGTGCCGCCCTGCACCGGGACCTCTCCCGTGACGCCGACCTGATCCTGCGCAAGGGCACCGGCGGCGAGGACGGCTACTCCGCCTTCGGCGTGGCCGACCCGACGACCGGCGAAACCACCCCCACGGGCCTGGCGGCTTACCTGTCCGCCCGAGGGGTCACCCGAGTGGTCGTGGTCGGGCTGGCGCTCGACGTCTGCGTGAAGGCCACCGCCCTGGATGCCGTCGAGGCCGGTCTGGACACCATCGTTCGGGTCGACCTGTGCCGGGCCGTCGAGCTGTCGCCCGGCGACGGGGACGCCGCCACGAGCGCGATGCGCGAGGCCGGCGTCGTCGTGCGGGGCACGGGGTGA
- a CDS encoding NADase-type glycan-binding domain-containing protein gives MTPETCDRCGADLGDAARFCTQCGTPVNGDPVGAPPPAAEVDDDVEAARLVECEECGAPNAASRPLCAHCGTPLREEIPGGDALPEGWTADQTDPGPPPAPRGRGLDTSPVLLSLVLLAGLVTAGVLLALVTSQVRRPDGPPVAAGVAPTGATASSVVEGHRALEAIDGDPTTSWHEGADGPGVGEWLEVQLPGRTEVRRVLVWNGDQADDATFAEHGRVAGIRIEVGGRQFRVDFLDIDGPQAVDLPAGVADDRVRLVVEAVVGDQPALAISEVVVETAAD, from the coding sequence ATGACGCCCGAGACCTGTGACCGTTGCGGCGCCGACCTCGGCGACGCGGCGCGGTTCTGCACCCAGTGCGGGACCCCGGTCAACGGCGACCCGGTGGGGGCGCCGCCGCCCGCCGCCGAGGTCGACGACGACGTCGAGGCCGCGCGCCTGGTCGAGTGCGAGGAGTGCGGCGCGCCCAACGCGGCCAGCAGGCCCCTGTGCGCCCACTGCGGCACGCCGCTGCGCGAGGAGATCCCGGGTGGCGACGCGCTCCCGGAGGGCTGGACGGCGGACCAGACCGATCCCGGCCCCCCGCCGGCGCCCCGAGGCCGCGGCCTGGACACCTCGCCGGTGCTGCTGAGCCTCGTCCTGCTGGCGGGCCTGGTCACCGCGGGGGTGCTGCTGGCCCTTGTCACCTCGCAGGTCCGGCGACCCGACGGGCCGCCGGTCGCGGCCGGCGTGGCCCCGACGGGGGCGACCGCATCCAGCGTGGTCGAGGGCCACCGTGCGCTGGAGGCCATCGACGGCGATCCGACGACGTCGTGGCACGAGGGCGCGGACGGCCCCGGGGTGGGGGAGTGGCTGGAGGTCCAGCTGCCCGGTCGCACCGAGGTCCGCCGGGTCCTGGTGTGGAACGGCGACCAGGCCGACGATGCCACCTTCGCCGAGCACGGACGGGTGGCCGGCATCCGAATCGAGGTGGGTGGCCGACAGTTCCGCGTCGACTTCCTGGACATCGACGGGCCCCAGGCGGTCGACCTGCCCGCCGGCGTCGCCGACGACCGGGTACGGCTGGTCGTGGAGGCGGTCGTCGGCGACCAGCCGGCGCTGGCGATCAGCGAGGTGGTCGTGGAGACCGCCGCCGACTGA